A genomic region of Christiangramia sp. OXR-203 contains the following coding sequences:
- a CDS encoding enoyl-ACP reductase FabI — protein sequence MSYNLLKGKRGIIFGALDENSIAWKTAERVHEEGGTFVLTNAPIAMRMGSINQLAEKTGSEIIPADATKVEDLENLVEKSMEILGGKIDFVLHSIGMSVNVRKGKHYTDMNYDFTTKGWDVSAVSFHKTMQVLYKKDAMNEWGSIVALSYMAAQRVFPDYNDMADNKAYLESIARSFGYFFGKDKKVRVNTISQSPTPTTAGTGVKGFDGFIAFAEKMSPLGNATALECADYTLTLFSDLTRKVTLQNLFHDGGFSNTGVSQEVMETFVKDSE from the coding sequence ATGTCATATAACCTGCTAAAAGGTAAAAGAGGAATCATATTTGGTGCATTGGACGAAAATTCAATTGCCTGGAAAACAGCGGAAAGAGTTCACGAAGAAGGTGGGACTTTCGTGCTGACAAATGCTCCAATCGCAATGAGAATGGGAAGTATCAATCAACTGGCTGAAAAAACAGGTTCTGAGATCATTCCTGCAGATGCTACTAAAGTAGAAGATCTTGAAAACCTTGTAGAGAAGTCTATGGAGATCCTTGGAGGGAAGATCGATTTCGTTCTTCATTCTATCGGGATGTCTGTGAATGTTCGTAAAGGAAAACATTATACAGATATGAACTATGATTTCACGACCAAAGGTTGGGATGTTTCAGCTGTTTCTTTCCATAAAACCATGCAGGTATTGTATAAGAAAGATGCAATGAACGAATGGGGAAGCATTGTAGCGCTAAGTTATATGGCGGCACAACGTGTATTCCCGGACTATAATGACATGGCTGATAACAAAGCATATCTGGAGTCTATTGCGCGTAGTTTTGGTTACTTCTTCGGAAAGGATAAAAAAGTAAGAGTGAATACTATTTCTCAATCTCCAACGCCAACTACCGCAGGAACTGGAGTTAAAGGCTTCGATGGTTTTATTGCATTTGCAGAAAAAATGTCTCCGCTTGGAAATGCTACGGCTTTAGAATGTGCAGATTACACCCTGACTTTATTCTCAGATCTAACCAGAAAGGTAACTCTTCAAAATCTATTTCACGATGGTGGATTCTCGAACACGGGAGTTAGCCAGGAAGTAATGGAGACTTTTGTTAAGGATTCAGAATAA